A genomic region of Macaca thibetana thibetana isolate TM-01 chromosome 14, ASM2454274v1, whole genome shotgun sequence contains the following coding sequences:
- the LOC126936152 gene encoding olfactory receptor 4C11 — translation MQQNHSVTEFILLGLTQDPLKQKLVFVIFLIFYMGTVVGNMLIFVTIKSSRTLGSPMYFFLFYLSIADSCFSTSTAPRLIVDALSAKKIISYNECMTQVFGLHLFGCMEIFVLILMAVDHYVAICKPLRYPTIMSRQVCIILIVLAWIGSFIHSMAQIILALRLPFCGPNLIDHYCCDLQPLLKLACMDTYMINLLLVSNSGAVCSTGFMILIISYIVILHSLRNRSAEGRKKALSTCTSHVIVVILFFGPCIFIYTRPPTTFPMDKMVVVFYTIGTPFLNPLIYTLRNAEVKNAMRQLWHGKIISENKG, via the coding sequence ATGCAGCAAAATCACAGTGTGACTGAATTCATACTGTTAGGATTAACACAGGATCCCTTGAAGCAGAAACTAGTGTTTgtaatattcttaattttctatATGGGAACTGTAGTGGGGAATATGCTCATTTTTGTGACCATCAAGTCCAGCCGGACACTAGGAAGCCCCATGTActtcttcctattttatttgtCCATTGCTGATTCTTGTTTTTCAACTTCCACAGCCCCTAGATTAATTGTGGATGCTCTCTCTGCAAAGAAAATTATATCCTACAATGAGTGCATGACACAAGTCTTTGGGCTACATTTATTTGGCTGCATGGAGATCTTTGTCCTCATCCTCATGGCTGTTGATCACTATGTGGCCATTTGTAAGCCCTTGCGTTACCCAACCATCATGAGCCGGCAGGTCTGCATCATCCTGATTGTTCTTGCCTGGATAGGGTCTTTTATACACTCTATGGCTCAGATTATCCTGGCCTTAAGGTTGCCTTTCTGTGGACCCAATTTGATTGATCATTATTGCTGTGATTTGCAGCCCTTGTTGAAACTTGCCTGCATGGACACTTACATGATCAACCTGCTGTTGGTGTCTAACAGTGGGGCAGTTTGCTCAACTGGTTTCATGATTTTGATAATTTCATATATTGTCATCTTGCATTCACTGAGAAACCGCAGTgcagaagggaggaaaaaggCTCTCTCCACTTGCACTTCTCACGTAATTGTAGTCATCTTATTCTTTGGCCCATGCATATTCATATATACACGCCCCCCAACCACTTTCCCCATGGATAAGATGGTGGTGGTATTTTATACTATTGGAACACCCTTTCTCAATCCACTCATCTACACACTGAGAAATGCAGAAGTGAAAAATGCCATGAGACAGTTATGGCATggcaaaattatttcagaaaacaaaggaTAA
- the LOC126936176 gene encoding LOW QUALITY PROTEIN: olfactory receptor 4P4-like (The sequence of the model RefSeq protein was modified relative to this genomic sequence to represent the inferred CDS: inserted 2 bases in 1 codon), with protein sequence MNFPTFHQCTQLIHQPMYFFLNYLSLSDLCYTSTVTPKLMADLLIXTISYNNCMIQLFTTHFFGGIEIFILTRMAYDRYVAICKPLNYTTIMSRQRCDTIIIVCCTGGFIHSASQFLLTIFVPFCGPNEIDHYFCDVYPLLKLACSNIHMIGLLVIANSGLIALVTFVVLMLSYVFILYTIRAYSAESRSKALSTCSSHVMVVVLFFAPAIFIYIRPVTTFSEDKVFALFYTIIAPMFNPLIYNLRNREMKNTMRKVWCCQILLKGNELF encoded by the exons ATGAATTTCCCCACCTTCCACCAGTGCACCCAGCTCATTCACCAACCCATGTATTTCTTCCTCAATTACCTCTCACTCTCTGACCTTTGCTACACATCCACAGTGACCCCCAAATTAATGGCTGACTTACTGAT GACCATTTCTTATAATAACTGCATGATACAACTCTTTACCACCCATTTTTTCGGAGGCATAGAGATCTTCATTCTCACAAGGATGGCCTATGACCGCtatgtggccatctgcaagccccTGAACTACACCACCATCATGAGCAGGCAAAGATGTGACACAATCATCATAGTCTGTTGTACTGGGGGGTTTATACACTCTGCCAGTCAGTTTCTTCTCACCATCTTTGTACCGTTTTGTGGCCCAAATGAGATAGATCACTACTTCTGTGATGTGTATCCTTTGCTGAAATTGGCTTGTTCTAATATACACATGATAGGTCTCTTAGTCATTGCTAATTCGGGCTTAATTGCTTTGGTGACATTTGTTGTCTTGATGTTGTCTTACGTTTTTATATTGTATACCATCAGAGCATATTCTGCAGAGAGCCGCAGCAAAGCTCTTTCCACTTGCAGTTCTCATGTAATGGTTGTAGTCCTGTTTTTTGCACCTGCAATATTCATTTACATTAGACCGGTCACAACGTTCTCAGAAGATAAAGTGTTTGCCCTTTTTTATACCATCATTGCTCCCATGTTCAACCCTCTCATCTACAATCTGAGAAACAGGGAGATGAAGAACACCATGAGGAAAGTGTGGTGTTGTCAAATACTCCTGAAAGGAAATGAACTTTTCTGA